A stretch of the Arvicola amphibius chromosome 8, mArvAmp1.2, whole genome shotgun sequence genome encodes the following:
- the LOC121677292 gene encoding vomeronasal type-1 receptor 4-like produces the protein MAPFLRGRFLRKGTCEASEEIIADTSRSPTRPCLQQRSPNTESQRQPRDPSHTNHASSSMQEPETKTPDPDKMMDSDGTMGMIFLSQTVLGVLGNLSLLYYYLFLYFSQRSLRSTDWVLMHLIVANVLTLICKGVPQTMAGFGWKDFLNDCGCKGVFYLHKVGRSMSFSSISFLSVFQAITISPNDSKWAPLKCKAPKYVVACVNLSWILNLLINTVFLLNISSKQGNKSITMLKDFGYCSSVNIGEMDTVLHMVYLSFPDIICMWLMLWASGSMVLILHRHKRSMQHMFRSKVSPQFSPHTRATQTILLLMSTFICFYLLSYICQVCLALIYNPSWFLVNMSLFIAGCFPTEQN, from the exons ATGGCACCCTTTCTGAGAGGCAGATTCTTAAGGAAAGGAACATGTGAAGCATCTGAGGAAATCATTGCTGACACGTCCAGGTCTCCAACACGTCCATGTCTCCAGCAGAGATCTCCAAATACAGAGTCACAGAGACAGCCCAG GGACCCATCACACACAAACCATGCCTCATCTTCCAtgcaagaacctgagactaaaaCACCAGACCCAGACAAAATGATGGACAGTGATGGGACCATGGGAATGATCTTCTTATCACAGACTGTACTTGGAGTTCTGGGCAATTTGTCTCTCCTCTACTACTAtctgtttctttacttttcccAGAGAAGTTTAAGGTCCACAGACTGGGTTCTGATGCATTTGATTGTAGCAAATGTATTAACTCTCATATGTAAAGGAGTGCCCCAGACAATGGCAGGTTTTGGTTGGAAAGACTTCCTCAATGATTGTGGATGCAAAGGAGTTTTCTATCTCCACAAAGTGGGCAGGAGTATGTCCTTTAGCAGTATCAGCTTCCTGAGTGTCTTCCAAGCCATCACTATCAGCCCTAATGACTCAAAGTGGGCACCACTTAAATGCAAAGCTCCAAAGTATGTTGTTGCCTGCGTAAACCTTAGTTGGATTCTGAACCTTCTTAtaaatactgtttttcttttaaacataagTTCAAAACAGGGCAATAAAAGCATCACAATGCTAAAAGACTTTGGGTACTGTTCGTCTGTTAATATTGGGGAAATGGATACAGTTCTGCATATGGTTTACCTGTCATTCCCTGACATTATATGCATGTGGCTAATGCTGTGGGCCAGTGGCTCCATGGTGCTCATCCTGCATAGGCACAAGCGGAGTATGCAGCACATGTTCAGGAGCAAGGTCTCTCCTCAATTTTCACCACATACCAGAGCTACCCAAACCATCCTTCTCCTGATGAGCACCTTCATCTGCTTTTATCTGCTGTCCTACATCTGTCAAGTCTGTTTGGCTCTTATTTATAATCCTTCCTGGTTCCTGGTGAATATGTCTCTTTTCATTGCTGGCTGTTTCCCAACT GAACAAAATTGA